In Gemmata obscuriglobus, a single genomic region encodes these proteins:
- a CDS encoding glycosyltransferase family 39 protein, with amino-acid sequence MSDPVQQPARRTALLLALVCVGVGLRLTALLSDRCLWIDEAMLALNLVDRTPAQLLGKLDYNQGAPVGFLLAAKAGISAFGPGAWAMRLVPFLASVAGLVGFAFVARRLLPAGASLLAVGLFAVSPHLVTYAAECKQYASDAAIAVGLFAAALGLLEGKGGWRWAGLAAAGAAAVWFSHPSVFVLGGIGTGLLVSALVERDRPRFFAAGGTVATWLVSFAACYFLCLKQLGGNKYLTDYWAGHFMSLPPKGLGDLAWLVDHWIAFFTTPGGFGGALVPLGGFAAVLSLVGLREFARTRWAVAVALVTPAVLVLLASGLQKYPIGGRLMLFMTPLAVLLVARGAWAVFDGLSERNAFAARALLALLVLSPVWASFEFLKQPPRSEQLAPVLERVRSEFRPGDRVFVYYGAVPAFTFYTRERPFPAEAVTLGAEHRDDPAAYRGELAGLRGRVWYVVSHRHGTEEAEALAVLDARARPAREVKQTGAAAYLYELE; translated from the coding sequence GTGAGCGATCCGGTACAACAACCGGCCCGGCGGACGGCGCTCCTGCTCGCCCTGGTTTGCGTCGGGGTGGGGCTGCGCCTGACCGCACTTTTGTCGGACCGGTGCCTGTGGATCGACGAGGCGATGCTCGCGCTGAACCTGGTGGACCGCACCCCGGCACAGCTCCTCGGTAAGCTCGATTACAACCAGGGGGCGCCGGTCGGGTTCCTTCTGGCCGCGAAGGCCGGGATCAGCGCGTTCGGGCCGGGCGCGTGGGCCATGCGGCTCGTGCCGTTCCTGGCGTCGGTCGCGGGGCTGGTGGGGTTCGCGTTCGTTGCCCGCCGGCTGCTGCCCGCCGGGGCGTCGCTCCTGGCGGTCGGTCTGTTCGCGGTGTCGCCGCACCTCGTCACCTACGCGGCCGAGTGCAAGCAGTACGCGAGCGACGCCGCGATCGCGGTCGGGTTGTTCGCTGCCGCCCTCGGGCTGCTCGAAGGGAAGGGGGGCTGGCGCTGGGCCGGGCTGGCCGCGGCCGGGGCCGCAGCGGTGTGGTTCTCGCACCCGTCGGTGTTCGTACTCGGCGGCATCGGAACCGGGCTGCTCGTGAGCGCGCTGGTCGAACGCGACCGGCCACGGTTCTTCGCGGCGGGCGGCACGGTTGCGACTTGGCTCGTGAGCTTCGCGGCGTGCTACTTCCTGTGCCTGAAGCAGCTCGGCGGCAACAAGTACCTGACCGATTACTGGGCCGGGCACTTCATGTCGCTCCCGCCGAAGGGGCTGGGCGACCTCGCGTGGCTCGTGGACCACTGGATCGCGTTCTTCACCACCCCGGGCGGGTTCGGCGGGGCGCTGGTGCCGCTCGGCGGGTTCGCGGCCGTGCTCTCGCTCGTCGGGCTGCGGGAGTTCGCACGCACGCGCTGGGCCGTGGCCGTCGCGCTGGTCACGCCCGCGGTCCTGGTGCTGCTCGCGTCCGGGCTGCAGAAGTACCCGATCGGCGGGCGGCTCATGCTGTTCATGACCCCACTGGCGGTGCTCCTGGTTGCCCGGGGCGCGTGGGCGGTCTTTGACGGCCTTTCGGAACGGAACGCCTTCGCCGCCCGGGCGCTGCTGGCGCTGCTGGTGCTGTCCCCGGTGTGGGCCTCGTTCGAGTTCCTGAAGCAGCCGCCGCGGTCGGAGCAGCTCGCGCCGGTGCTGGAGCGGGTGCGGTCGGAGTTCCGCCCCGGGGACCGCGTGTTCGTCTACTACGGAGCGGTCCCGGCGTTCACCTTCTACACGCGCGAGCGGCCGTTCCCGGCGGAGGCGGTCACGCTCGGCGCGGAGCACCGCGACGACCCGGCGGCGTACCGGGGCGAACTGGCCGGGTTGCGCGGGCGGGTGTGGTACGTGGTGAGCCACCGGCACGGCACCGAAGAGGCAGAAGCGCTCGCCGTGCTCGACGCCCGCGCCCGCCCCGCGCGCGAGGTGAAGCAGACCGGGGCGGCCGCGTACCTGTACGAACTCGAATAA